A genomic segment from Tuwongella immobilis encodes:
- a CDS encoding serine/threonine-protein kinase: protein MIGTIFLGQYEVVGFLGQGSMGRVFVARDRHKPNRLVVIKVMHPNIANQPRFRALFQREMEFMSRFHHPYAVQLLESSLDSAGGPCIIMEYLPGQTLEVVLGRNKRLGVERTGVMLAQLCHALQAAHRQGIVHRDLKPSNLMILESDTPVESLRVMDFGLSQFSAKPHLSLEKLNGSSDIRVIGTPDYVSPEAVRGDEIDARADIYALGVILYEMLTGMMPYDAIGTQAQLEAHRSAKPIPFNRIRAVLNIPHAVEALIMQCLEKFPAERPSTPREIAKRYGEAIGLDVWSMTRPPEDPSTDSVLMPAVPHTPTKTRSLAVPAKLTDPYVITFDFDAWMPEKIAITKLRGFLSDVGGEVLASDPGLIKVRLHNPSVAPPPLTGILGWLSRMSPPPPPIGPREIAELELQLDKPELNTNRLRVQVTCKPMDGTRPADLHSWQQRCAKIQNDLRAYLMG from the coding sequence ATGATCGGCACGATATTTTTAGGTCAGTACGAAGTGGTTGGCTTCCTAGGTCAGGGAAGCATGGGCCGCGTATTTGTGGCCCGCGATCGACACAAACCCAACCGACTCGTTGTGATCAAGGTGATGCATCCCAACATCGCCAATCAACCGCGATTCCGTGCCCTATTTCAACGGGAAATGGAATTCATGTCGCGGTTTCACCACCCGTATGCCGTGCAATTGCTCGAATCCTCGTTGGATTCCGCTGGTGGTCCGTGCATCATTATGGAATATCTGCCCGGTCAAACGCTCGAAGTGGTGCTGGGGCGCAACAAGCGTCTCGGTGTCGAGCGGACGGGGGTGATGCTCGCGCAACTTTGTCACGCCCTGCAAGCCGCCCATCGGCAGGGTATCGTCCACCGCGACCTCAAGCCATCGAATCTGATGATTCTGGAATCCGACACGCCGGTCGAATCGCTGCGCGTGATGGATTTCGGACTGTCGCAATTCTCGGCCAAGCCGCATCTCTCCCTAGAAAAACTCAACGGCAGCAGCGACATTCGCGTGATCGGCACGCCCGACTATGTCAGCCCTGAGGCGGTGCGCGGCGACGAGATTGATGCCCGAGCGGATATTTACGCGCTCGGCGTGATTCTTTACGAAATGCTCACGGGAATGATGCCCTACGACGCGATTGGCACGCAAGCGCAGCTCGAAGCCCATCGCAGTGCCAAGCCGATTCCGTTCAATCGAATTCGAGCGGTGTTGAACATTCCGCACGCGGTCGAAGCGTTGATTATGCAATGCTTGGAGAAATTCCCCGCCGAGCGACCTTCGACGCCTCGCGAAATCGCCAAGCGCTATGGCGAAGCCATTGGCCTGGATGTCTGGTCGATGACCCGCCCGCCGGAAGATCCCAGTACGGATTCGGTGCTGATGCCCGCCGTGCCGCATACACCCACCAAGACTCGGTCGCTGGCGGTCCCTGCCAAATTGACCGATCCTTACGTCATCACCTTTGATTTTGATGCGTGGATGCCGGAAAAAATCGCCATCACCAAACTGCGTGGATTTCTCAGCGATGTCGGGGGCGAAGTATTGGCCAGTGATCCGGGATTGATCAAAGTTCGGCTGCACAATCCCTCGGTGGCACCGCCGCCACTTACCGGAATTCTCGGCTGGTTGAGCCGCATGTCGCCCCCACCGCCGCCCATTGGCCCACGAGAAATCGCCGAGTTGGAGTTGCAGTTGGACAAGCCCGAACTGAACACCAATCGGTTGCGCGTGCAAGTCACATGTAAGCCGATGGATGGCACTCGGCCTGCCGATTTGCATTCCTGGCAGCAACGCTGTGCAAAAATTCAAAATGATCTGCGTGCCTATCTGATGGGGTGA